DNA from Vicia villosa cultivar HV-30 ecotype Madison, WI unplaced genomic scaffold, Vvil1.0 ctg.000133F_1_1, whole genome shotgun sequence:
TTTGAATTTCCAAAGTGCTACCAGCATATTGCTCATTGTTGAACACAATTGACAAAACAATGTTCACATTTGCGCCATCTTGCGAAGTTACTGTAATTGTACCTTGAGCATTTCCGATTTGAGTTGAAAATGAACTAGGACTTAATGTAACAGGATCATCAACAACAAATATTGTTCCAAATGTGTTATAAGACCAAACCTTACCATTGATGCCTATAACCGTAGCAACCGTTGCCTTAGGTCCTTTTCCGACATCTTGTAGGTAGAACACCAAGGTTGAGTGAGTTGGTTGAGCTTGACCATTAGCTATGTTAATGGTTATGAAAAGCAATATTGGAACTGAAAACTTTGCCGTCATTTTTTTTTGGTGTTCCAAGAGTATCTCTAAATGTAATTTCCACATGTGGCATGTTCTTCCTCTATCTTGCTATTGATTAGAGGTCCGTTGTAGTCTTGTATTTGGGAGGAGCAACCCTTTTGCTCTTTATTAATACCATtacctatttaaaaaaaaaacttctgaAAATGGTTGAAATTTATAGAGGCGATCCGGGACAGAATTTATACTTAAAGAAAGACTTTctttaaaattaaagttttttttacaacaaactttaatttcaaataaatatgcGAGTCATTTAAACGTGAGTATATGAATAATATTGTGAACAAATCAtttacataaataaattaatgtgATTCTCTCTAGCCTCATTATAATTTGTGCTTGTTCTACTCACCGACTTGGACAAATTATGTTTTGGTGATAATTAATGCATCTCTAACACCGGAATAATTCACATGAAATGTGTTTCATTTACCGTTGTGGAATAAAAGATATAGTTATATGTACGAAACATAACATAATATTTCTTAGAGTTGAGATTCACTCTATTTCTTACCCCACAATCCTTTTAGATAAATATTAGGTGATAATATATCTACCAATCTCTAAAAGTTGGATAATGTATATTCAATTCATCACTTAaatgtcatttaattttattatatttaattttttattaaattaattttaaatttcaaaaaaaaatatattatatgaaTAACTCTAcccaacattttaaaaaaaaaaaaaactgtcatATGAGTAAATCCACCCAAAAAACTATTATATGAGTAACTCTACCATTaactttattaaattattattaataatttattttattaaaatgacaGTTTagagaatatttattttatttttaatttttaaataattatagaaAATGGAAtagttttaaatgaaaaaaataataatatttatttttaacaaaattaaaaagttgaaaaaaaaatgaGATAGCAAATTTGGATAGAGCAAAAAATAGTAAGATTAATGTCTCTTGtatattatcttttataaatCAGTATATCTTATAGGTGTTAagtataaaattaaaactattattaaacaatatatatatatatatatatatatatatatatatatatatatatatatatatatatatatatatatatatatatatatatatatatatatagttgtgGACTAGCCCGACGGCTAATAAGGGCCCAATTCATATCTGTTCTCAGGACGACACCTATATCTTAACCCAATCAATTAAGGGCAGTAGGACCGCTGTCTCCCCCAACCCTTCATCGGGCTCGCTCCTCCTTCATGTCGAGGACAGCTCACCATCGCTACGTTCGACCTTGTGAAGACAGGCTTCTtattatttggttttgatgaagacaagatctcaattgcaaaaggaatggatcaatGTGCCTTGAAGAACAAGTTTCAAGTTTTACTCAAAGGATTCAAGCTTGATTGGTCTAAAAGAATTAAGGTATATGGCATACAAATCTATTAATGCATAAACAAGTGTTTACAAACATACATACATTTCCCATAAACCTTGCAAAACATCTAAAACCCTAACAAACCAttttacttaaattttttgagtttttacACTATGGTTCCCTAAACCCTCTGCCTCCTTATTATTGCGCACAAATGGATGGGAACCGAGTTCCCCATTTTTTGAACCGGTTACccaattcaaaatttcaaaaattctttaaCGTTGGAATAGGGAACCCAGATTCTATATTAAGGGAACCGGTTTCCCCTGTACTAGTTTCAaaagattcttttttttttccaatagAATTTTGTTATACCTTTTCACCCTAAACCATTACAATCTTCCCTGGATAATGACCTTTTGTAGGGATGTTTTAGAGGCTATAAAACTCAGATTTTCAGACAATAACAAATTACCTCTTTCATACACAAATCACTAAATCATAAATTTTCTTTAACATTCAAAATATCCAAGTGTTCATATACTTACTTTAATTGAAAAGCTTTGCACATAATTTTCTGTGAAAATTGCAAAGATACATCTCATACATTCATAAACACTTGTATTACATTAAAAGATATGTTGcctgaaagagaagatcaatcaagtgattgattcaTTATTTCAAAATTTTCTAATCAAATTATTCTTTATATTGTATCTTATTTTTCAGATTTGTTGAAAAGAAGATCATTGATTATTATTcacttgttgtccaggattgttggaaacaagttaggcactttaagaggattgttctcataagtggtcttagtgaaaaatccaagaggattgttcttggtccaagaagATTGtttttggtgttgttgttgtgtgttgtacAAGTTACCAACAATAGTGAAAATCTCTTACTGCGttaggggactggagtactctcggattgtgaggggaaccaggatatatcattGTGTCCTTTATCTTTctgtattttattgctttatccACACTTAACCAAACCAGAAAATAAGAACATCCTTGTCTCTAAAactataaatttttatttgtcctaattcaccccctcttaggcgcacttcatacttacaattggcatcagagcaggttataggtaacttgttcctaaaagaTTCAGATGGCTTCCAcaaatcaaaatccagtttttagagacAATGGTAGCAACAGCAAACCTCCATTGTTATGTGGACAATACTttgatttttggaaaatttggATGAATGCttacttagaagcacaaggagaagaagtatgggaggctgtcctaGATGGTCCTTTTGTTCCTACAACTGTTGTCGATAGCGTTGGATCAGATAAACCTAAAGACTCATGGAATGACGACGATAAGAAAagagttcttgctgacaaaaggctatcaatcttcttcaaggtgcactTAGCATGGATGAATTATTTCGTGTTTCGGCATGTACAACAGCTAAAGAAATATGGGATACGttagtagaaactcatgaaggaaccgttgaaGTTAAGAGATCTCGATTAAATACATTGAGTCAATAATATGAGTTATTTAGAATGCAGCCTGTAGAATCCATTCTTGATTTACAAAAGAGATTTGTTCACTTAGTAAATCATTTAAGCGCTCTTGGAAAGAAACTCTCTACCGAGGAACAAAATCTTAAAGTCCTAAGATCCTTAACCAGAGAAGGGCAACAAAGGTAACGGAAATATCCGAGAAGAAAACTCTAACTAAAATGACTTTCACA
Protein-coding regions in this window:
- the LOC131624546 gene encoding pterocarpan synthase 1-like, which encodes MTAKFSVPILLFITINIANGQAQPTHSTLVFYLQDVGKGPKATVATVIGINGKVWSYNTFGTIFVVDDPVTLSPSSFSTQIGNAQGTITVTSQDGANVNIVLSIVFNNEQYAGSTLEIQSTSRQRDNLRELGVVSGTGRFRFAREIAVLETISYDPTSSQSVIRLTITLTIP